From the Carassius carassius chromosome 45, fCarCar2.1, whole genome shotgun sequence genome, one window contains:
- the LOC132126908 gene encoding serine/threonine-protein kinase DCLK1-like isoform X3, with protein MSEQRLMLCTPLCSPLLHSLESALSECCCFLPPGIALCFKMLQYEVNGTSASQLSTPHSAKSPSPSPTSPGSLKKHRGSQHSGSSLSVASTKVCSMEEEEAPVSDAEPLEETPIPTVPSSISDRYKVGRMIGDGNFAVVHECVEHSTGRAYALKIINKGKCKGKEHMIQNEVAILRRVKHPNIVLLIEEMDTYSELYLVMELVKGGDLFDAITSTNRYTERDASGMLYNLANAIKYLHSLNIVHRDIKPENLLVYEHQDGSTSLKLGDFGLATVVDGPLYTVCGTPTYVAPEIIAETGYGLKVDIWAAGVITYILLCGFPPFRGSTDDQEALFDQILLGQLEFPLPYWDNVSDSAKELIVSMLQVEVDQRYTALQVLEHPWVTNDGLSENEHQLSVAGKIKKHFNTGPKPSNNTPGVSVMTTTALDKERQILRRGCHQNVSAAAWTTQPTCSLHIPAFTPNLHLDPLSQPPSGLPAPALIPTPCPSTTTATTTTPESEDFSACSTETVRSLFSPF; from the exons TGAATGGGACCTCGGCCAGTCAGCTGTCCACACCCCATTCTGCAAAATCGCCCAGTCCATCTCCCACCAGCCCCGGGAGCTTGAAGAAACACAGG gGATCCCAGCACAGCGGTTCCTCTCTGTCTGTGGCCTCTACCAAAGTTTGCAGTATGGAGGAGGAGGAAGCGCCCGTAAGTGATG CCGAGCCCTTGGAGGAGACGCCGATACCAACAGTCCCAAGCTCCATTTCGGATCGGTACAAAGTGGGCCGAATGATCGGAGACGGGAACTTTGCGGTAGTCCATGAGTGTGTAGAGCACTCGACTGGCAGGGCGTACGCTCTGAAGATCATCAACAAAGGCAAATGCAAAGGAAAG GAGCATATGATCCAGAATGAGGTGGCTATCCTCAGAAGAGTGAAACACCCAAACATCGTGTTGCTGATTGAGGAAATGGACACTTACAGTGAACTCTACCTGGTCATGGAGCTTGTTAAG GGAGGAGATCTTTTTGATGCCATTACCTCCACAAACAGATACACTGAACGGGATGCCAGTGGCATGCTGTACAACCTGGCCAATGCTATCAAGTACTTACACAGCCTTAACATCGTCCACAGGGACATCAAGCCAGAGAACCTTTTG GTGTATGAGCATCAAGATGGAAGCACATCCCTGAAGCTGGGCGACTTTGGCTTGGCCACCGTGGTGGACGGACCTCTCTACACTGTCTGTGGAACACCCACTTATGTAGCACCAGAGATTATCGCAGAGACCGG GTATGGCCTTAAGGTAGATATTTGGGCCGCTGGGGTCATCACATATATTCTACTCTGTGGCTTTCCTCCATTTCGTGG GAGCACTGATGATCAAGAAGCGCTGTTTGACCAGATACTGTTGGGACAGTTAGAATTCCCTCTTCCGTATTGGGACAATGTATCAGACTCAGCCAAA GAGCTGATAGTGTCTATGCTGCAGGTGGAAGTGGATCAGAGATACACAGCGCTGCAGGTGCTGGAACATCCCTGGGTCACT AATGACGGTCTGTCAGAAAACGAGCATCAGCTGTCGGTGGCAGGAAAGATCAAGAAGCACTTTAACACTGGGCCCAAGCCCAGCAACAACACCCCGGGAGTGTCTGTGATGACG ACCACCGCTCTTGATAAGGAGAGGCAGATTCTCCGACGAGGATGCCACCAGAATGTGAGCGCAGCTGCCTGGACCACCCAGCCGACCTGTAGCCTCCACATCCCAGCCTTTACTCCCAATCTACACCTCGACCCCCTGTCCCAGCCGCCCAGCGGACTCCCCGCTCCAGCCCTCATCCCCACTCCATGTCCCTCTACCACCACCGCCACCACCACTACGCCCGAGTCTGAAGACTTTTCCGCCTGCTCCACGGAGACTGTTCGCTCCCTCTTCTCCCCTTTCTAG